One genomic region from Melioribacteraceae bacterium encodes:
- a CDS encoding putative manganese transporter: protein MELLFSVFKESLKVTAFVLIMMVVVDIINVKTRGKLVQILQTGNRWKQYIVSSLLGAAPGCLGSFAGVSLYIHGMISFGALTGMMLATAGDEQFVMLAMFPDTALLLFGILFVLGVFAGLFTDFLVKKFNIKTCTDCEFKQYHPGHEGYRHYFKDHIWKHIIKGHLVKIFLWTFGALLSVEYAINLVDLKSITSEYTFVILILAALIGILPESGPHLIFVMLFSKGLIPFSVLFASSIVQDGHGMLPMLSYSVKDSIKIKLFNMTFGLILGLLIYLLGY from the coding sequence ATGGAATTATTGTTTAGCGTATTTAAAGAATCCCTAAAGGTTACCGCCTTTGTCCTTATAATGATGGTCGTGGTCGATATTATTAATGTTAAGACCAGAGGTAAATTAGTTCAGATTCTTCAGACAGGAAACAGATGGAAGCAATACATTGTTTCCTCACTTTTAGGTGCCGCACCCGGGTGCCTCGGATCGTTTGCCGGAGTTTCTCTTTATATCCACGGAATGATTAGTTTCGGCGCTCTTACAGGTATGATGCTTGCAACCGCAGGTGATGAACAGTTTGTAATGCTTGCTATGTTTCCCGATACCGCCCTTCTTTTGTTCGGAATTCTATTTGTCCTGGGTGTCTTTGCGGGTTTATTCACGGATTTCCTTGTAAAAAAATTCAACATAAAAACATGTACGGACTGCGAGTTTAAACAATATCATCCCGGGCACGAGGGGTACAGGCATTACTTTAAGGATCATATCTGGAAACATATAATTAAAGGCCATCTTGTAAAAATATTTCTTTGGACTTTTGGGGCCCTTCTTTCAGTTGAGTACGCAATTAATCTTGTTGATCTGAAAAGTATAACATCTGAATACACTTTTGTGATTCTCATTCTTGCCGCTCTTATAGGGATTCTTCCGGAATCGGGTCCCCATCTTATTTTTGTAATGCTCTTTTCCAAAGGGCTTATTCCGTTCTCGGTTTTATTTGCCAGTTCAATAGTTCAGGATGGTCATGGAATGCTTCCTATGCTTTCTTATTCGGTTAAAGACTCAATAAAAATTAAACTATTCAACATGACGTTCGGACTGATCCTTGGTCTGCTAATCTATTTACTGGGGTACTAA
- a CDS encoding MBL fold metallo-hydrolase, with protein sequence MIKNLELTVVYDNNPMLGGLEQDWGFSCYIDTGLNKILFDTGDNGNILLSNMNKLGIDPISIDTLFLSHFHHDHTGGLKNFLDHNSRVNVFYPESFPEELTELIRKSGAGLKPVSVITEVFPDFYTLGEIIGPISEQAIAIRSTSGIVVITGCAHPGILNILQVVRNYFPDEAIYLVLGGFHLFRLNEDEITDVVGKLFEMDILTVAPTHCTGDKARGIFQDVFGSDLVKAGTGKKFIID encoded by the coding sequence ATGATCAAAAATCTTGAATTGACCGTGGTGTACGATAATAATCCGATGTTAGGCGGATTAGAACAGGATTGGGGTTTCTCTTGTTATATCGATACCGGATTAAATAAAATACTTTTTGATACCGGAGATAACGGTAATATTCTTTTATCGAATATGAATAAGCTCGGGATCGATCCCATATCTATCGATACTCTTTTCCTTTCACATTTTCATCATGATCATACAGGCGGATTGAAGAATTTTCTTGATCATAATTCCAGGGTAAATGTTTTTTATCCGGAATCTTTTCCGGAGGAACTGACTGAATTGATTAGGAAATCAGGGGCGGGTCTCAAACCTGTTTCGGTAATTACTGAAGTGTTTCCGGATTTCTATACACTAGGTGAAATAATCGGTCCCATTTCAGAGCAGGCAATCGCAATACGTTCTACGAGCGGTATTGTGGTTATTACAGGCTGTGCTCACCCCGGCATTCTTAATATTCTGCAGGTTGTCAGGAATTATTTCCCGGATGAAGCAATATATCTTGTCCTGGGAGGATTTCATCTCTTCAGATTAAACGAAGATGAAATCACCGATGTAGTCGGAAAACTATTTGAAATGGATATACTAACTGTTGCACCGACTCATTGTACAGGGGATAAAGCCCGCGGAATTTTTCAGGATGTATTCGGAAGTGATCTTGTAAAAGCCGGAACAGGAAAGAAATTTATTATTGATTGA
- a CDS encoding arginine decarboxylase, pyruvoyl-dependent, with the protein MYVPTKIFFTKGVGRHKDYLSSFEAALRNAGIEKCNLVMVSSIYPPGCRRITKQDGLREIGAGQITFAVMARNSTNEPNRLIASSIGVAIPTNGKQYGYLSEYHPYGVKERIAGDYAEDLAAQMLATTLGVEFDSETDWNEREQVFKMSGKFVKTFNVTQTAEGDKKGLWTTVISAAILLP; encoded by the coding sequence TTGTACGTACCGACTAAAATATTTTTCACAAAAGGTGTGGGAAGACATAAAGATTATCTCTCTTCCTTCGAAGCCGCACTCAGAAATGCAGGCATTGAGAAATGTAATCTGGTTATGGTAAGTAGCATTTATCCTCCCGGTTGCAGGCGAATTACAAAACAGGATGGGCTTAGAGAAATAGGTGCCGGACAGATTACATTTGCCGTTATGGCGCGAAATTCTACTAACGAACCGAATCGTTTGATCGCATCGTCCATTGGAGTTGCAATTCCAACCAATGGCAAACAGTACGGATACTTATCGGAATACCACCCGTATGGTGTCAAAGAAAGAATTGCCGGTGATTATGCCGAAGATCTTGCAGCCCAGATGCTTGCAACCACTCTGGGAGTTGAATTCGACTCTGAGACCGACTGGAATGAAAGAGAACAGGTTTTTAAAATGTCCGGTAAGTTTGTAAAAACTTTTAATGTAACACAGACAGCCGAAGGAGATAAAAAGGGATTGTGGACTACAGTTATTTCCGCAGCGATTCTTTTACCATGA
- a CDS encoding DNA starvation/stationary phase protection protein: MKNNALLELLNKNLANIQLLYVKLHNYHWNVKGINFKSIHEMTEGYYDYFAEQYDEIAERIIQLGGKPLSTMQDYLKAAALKEENRNDFDGKTVLSSVLSDFELMNEEFKSISKLAGENNDAPTTGIADDNVAWIEKQIWMLKVSLT, translated from the coding sequence ATGAAGAATAATGCTTTACTTGAACTGCTAAACAAAAACCTGGCGAACATCCAGTTGCTCTATGTAAAACTTCACAACTACCACTGGAATGTAAAAGGAATTAATTTCAAGTCGATACATGAAATGACAGAAGGATATTATGACTACTTTGCTGAACAATATGATGAGATTGCAGAAAGGATAATTCAGCTTGGAGGAAAACCTCTTTCAACTATGCAGGATTACCTTAAAGCAGCCGCATTGAAGGAAGAAAACAGGAACGACTTCGACGGTAAGACGGTGTTGAGTTCCGTTCTTTCCGATTTCGAATTAATGAATGAAGAATTCAAATCAATTTCGAAATTGGCCGGAGAAAATAATGATGCTCCAACAACAGGTATTGCGGATGATAACGTAGCATGGATTGAAAAACAGATCTGGATGCTCAAGGTAAGCCTGACTTAA
- a CDS encoding NifB/NifX family molybdenum-iron cluster-binding protein, translated as MNENKNTAQGKIAVTATGGSMDALVSEQFGRCPYFIIVDPETMKFEAVSNLGEQMQSGAGPKAASLIISKGVQVLITGHVGDKAEEALNKGGITIVPGYKGSMKVKEAVNNYLSN; from the coding sequence ATGAATGAGAATAAAAATACGGCACAAGGTAAGATTGCGGTTACTGCAACCGGCGGTTCAATGGATGCGCTCGTAAGCGAACAGTTCGGAAGATGTCCGTATTTCATCATCGTAGATCCTGAGACAATGAAGTTCGAAGCGGTATCGAATCTCGGGGAACAAATGCAGAGTGGTGCCGGACCAAAAGCCGCTTCTCTTATAATCAGTAAAGGCGTTCAGGTATTAATCACAGGTCATGTTGGTGATAAAGCCGAGGAAGCCCTTAATAAAGGGGGCATAACAATTGTTCCCGGATACAAAGGAAGTATGAAAGTAAAAGAAGCGGTTAATAATTATTTATCTAATTAA
- a CDS encoding ATP-binding protein — protein sequence MPDKEFKQIVILSGKGGTGKTTITAGLAGLIDSKVVIDCDVDAANLHLVLRPEVVNSYNYYGGKKAAIDSILCTQCGKCVNACRFDAIKDFKVDPLSCEGCGFCYRMCPENAIRFEPVLSGTYFECNLPDKSKFYYARLTPGEGNSGKLVSEIKKRALKNMSYGTEWVIIDGPPGIGCPVNASLSAADYAVIVTEPTLSGLHDLKRLVELLGTFKIPSGIIINKYDLNENITSRIFKYAESLNIPVLGSIPFNQLFVEYLIHGKNLIEENEKIHREFLSILKKIEIQFSIYVN from the coding sequence ATGCCGGATAAAGAATTCAAACAGATAGTGATTTTAAGCGGTAAAGGCGGAACAGGAAAGACTACAATAACTGCGGGCCTGGCCGGTTTAATTGATTCAAAAGTAGTTATTGATTGCGACGTAGATGCCGCTAATCTTCATCTTGTTCTGCGTCCGGAGGTTGTAAATAGTTATAATTATTATGGAGGGAAAAAAGCGGCAATTGATTCCATACTTTGTACTCAATGCGGAAAGTGTGTAAACGCCTGCCGGTTTGATGCGATAAAAGATTTTAAAGTCGATCCGTTGAGCTGTGAAGGTTGCGGATTCTGTTACCGTATGTGCCCGGAAAATGCAATCAGATTTGAGCCGGTTTTGTCCGGAACATATTTCGAATGTAACCTGCCTGATAAGTCAAAATTTTATTATGCTAGACTAACTCCGGGTGAAGGAAATTCCGGCAAATTAGTTTCGGAAATAAAAAAAAGAGCTCTGAAGAATATGAGTTACGGAACTGAATGGGTGATTATAGATGGTCCTCCCGGAATCGGCTGCCCGGTAAATGCAAGCTTATCTGCGGCGGATTATGCGGTTATTGTAACAGAGCCCACATTGTCCGGTCTTCACGATCTAAAACGGCTCGTCGAACTTTTAGGTACTTTTAAAATTCCTTCCGGTATCATAATAAACAAGTATGATCTTAATGAAAACATCACCTCGCGAATTTTCAAATATGCGGAAAGTTTAAATATACCGGTTCTCGGATCTATTCCTTTCAATCAACTCTTTGTAGAATATTTAATTCACGGGAAAAATCTCATTGAAGAAAATGAAAAAATACACAGAGAGTTTCTGTCAATCTTGAAAAAAATTGAGATACAGTTTTCAATATATGTTAATTAA
- a CDS encoding ATP-binding protein → MIISVASGKGGTGKTTVAAGLASIIKDSVYLDCDVEEPNGHLLLNPEIVSVESSVKLLPEIDYNICTFCGACVDVCEFNALVNLKFEIVLFEEMCHSCGACGFFCPSHAISEREKEIGIVRTGKYSDGNIYTGGILNIGEVTAVPLISEVKKKIDPAKTSIIDSPPGTSCSMVDAVKNSDYCILVTESSPFGLSDLKLAVEVLRTLGIPFGVVINKYNSAFTETEKYLKESNIDLLLKIIFDRKYAEAYSTGCLPSERFPELKKDFISLYKRIVEISEEVDAG, encoded by the coding sequence GTGATTATATCCGTAGCATCTGGTAAAGGGGGTACTGGCAAAACAACTGTGGCCGCCGGACTGGCCTCTATTATTAAGGATTCCGTCTATTTGGATTGCGATGTTGAAGAACCAAACGGACATCTCCTGTTGAATCCTGAAATTGTTTCCGTTGAAAGTTCTGTAAAACTCCTGCCGGAAATTGATTACAATATCTGCACGTTTTGCGGTGCCTGTGTAGATGTATGCGAATTCAATGCCCTTGTAAATCTGAAATTTGAAATCGTACTTTTTGAGGAAATGTGTCATTCCTGCGGTGCTTGCGGTTTTTTCTGCCCTTCTCATGCAATTAGTGAAAGGGAAAAGGAGATCGGAATTGTTAGAACCGGAAAATACTCCGACGGGAATATTTATACCGGCGGAATTTTAAATATTGGAGAAGTCACTGCAGTTCCATTGATTTCTGAAGTAAAGAAAAAAATCGATCCTGCGAAAACCAGCATTATCGATTCGCCACCGGGTACTTCCTGCTCTATGGTCGATGCCGTTAAAAACTCTGACTATTGTATTCTTGTTACGGAATCATCTCCTTTCGGTCTTAGTGATCTTAAGCTTGCTGTTGAGGTGTTGCGGACTCTTGGAATTCCCTTCGGAGTTGTAATCAATAAATATAATTCCGCATTTACAGAAACTGAAAAATATTTGAAAGAAAGTAATATAGATCTCCTTCTTAAAATTATATTCGATAGGAAATATGCCGAGGCATATTCAACGGGATGCTTACCCTCCGAGCGGTTTCCGGAACTAAAAAAAGATTTTATTTCTCTCTATAAAAGGATTGTTGAAATATCGGAAGAAGTTGATGCCGGATAA
- a CDS encoding NifB/NifX family molybdenum-iron cluster-binding protein, whose translation MNQRIAVAIEEYNKQERVAEHFGRCSKFNVCELDNEKRILKTEIYFNPLAGEHGGSCQLPGYVKQFNVDTIIAGGMGQKAVSNFLSFGINVITAPGLLYEEAIHRFLQGKLLGYEACKHHHDHDHNCN comes from the coding sequence ATGAATCAGAGAATAGCTGTTGCAATTGAAGAATATAATAAGCAGGAACGGGTTGCAGAACATTTCGGAAGGTGTTCAAAATTCAATGTGTGTGAACTCGATAATGAAAAAAGAATATTAAAAACCGAAATCTATTTCAATCCGCTTGCGGGCGAACACGGCGGTTCCTGTCAGTTGCCAGGATATGTAAAGCAGTTTAATGTGGATACAATTATTGCCGGCGGAATGGGACAGAAAGCAGTGTCCAATTTTCTTTCATTCGGTATAAATGTAATTACGGCACCGGGGCTCCTTTACGAAGAGGCGATCCACCGTTTTCTCCAGGGAAAATTGTTGGGATACGAAGCTTGTAAACATCACCATGATCACGACCATAATTGTAATTAG
- a CDS encoding NifB/NifX family molybdenum-iron cluster-binding protein: MTIALALEKVGNNSIVSDLFGRCGFFMLYDDSNHTRNLFPNPFTSELGGAGIRTAQYLIEKNIDAVIVRQIGRNPLRFFLSANIKVYQTTENDVEKVIQLLNEGRLEVFDQSVFSFKSGRKRFRSGREC, encoded by the coding sequence ATGACAATTGCCCTTGCATTGGAAAAGGTAGGGAATAATTCCATCGTCTCGGATCTGTTCGGAAGGTGCGGATTCTTCATGCTGTATGATGATTCGAATCATACCAGGAATCTATTTCCGAATCCTTTCACATCTGAACTCGGCGGTGCAGGAATAAGGACAGCACAATATTTAATCGAAAAGAATATCGACGCGGTTATTGTTAGACAGATCGGACGTAATCCGCTCAGGTTTTTTCTGTCCGCGAATATTAAAGTATATCAGACTACTGAAAACGATGTTGAGAAGGTAATTCAACTTTTAAATGAAGGGCGGTTGGAAGTTTTCGATCAATCCGTCTTTTCCTTCAAATCCGGGAGAAAACGGTTCAGATCGGGTAGAGAATGTTAA
- a CDS encoding DUF5320 domain-containing protein, whose amino-acid sequence MPGFDRTGPAGSGPLTGRKRGRCRDNENRAESISEKSQEILGVGRGGRARGSGKGNCFGGRNRKNRGRNSANRNSE is encoded by the coding sequence ATGCCTGGTTTTGATAGAACAGGTCCGGCCGGTAGCGGCCCTTTAACAGGAAGAAAAAGAGGACGCTGCCGTGATAACGAAAATAGAGCTGAATCAATTTCTGAAAAAAGTCAGGAGATCCTTGGAGTAGGACGGGGCGGTAGAGCCCGTGGAAGCGGTAAAGGAAATTGTTTTGGAGGCAGGAATAGAAAAAATAGAGGCCGTAATTCAGCGAACCGGAATAGTGAATAA
- a CDS encoding isoamylase early set domain-containing protein, with translation MAIEKKYSRDKKLCQVVFTLPAEISLNFDDICVVGDFNDWDSHKNKFTHRMSNGSISAEIVLETGREYCFKYLCNGVIWLNEPAADKQVTSPFGDSKNSVIEI, from the coding sequence ATGGCAATTGAGAAAAAGTATTCCAGGGATAAAAAATTATGTCAGGTTGTTTTTACGCTCCCGGCTGAAATCTCCCTGAATTTCGATGATATATGCGTAGTTGGCGACTTTAACGATTGGGACTCGCATAAAAACAAATTTACGCATAGGATGAGCAATGGATCTATTTCAGCGGAAATAGTTCTTGAAACCGGGCGCGAATATTGTTTTAAGTATTTATGCAACGGTGTTATCTGGCTGAATGAACCGGCTGCAGATAAGCAAGTTACATCTCCGTTTGGAGATTCGAAAAACTCGGTAATAGAAATTTAG
- a CDS encoding radical SAM protein: MIVFGPIPSRRLGRSLGINNIPPKVCSYSCIYCQVGKTDSMSVRRDKFFTTEEIYDQVAEKLSHLKKTGEKVDYLTFVPDGEPTLDINLGNTIERLKKFGLKIAVITNSSLLCEGDVRNDLLGADWVSVKIDSVYEDIWKKINRPHGTLILKNILEGIREFANVFKNELVTETMLVKGVNDFVESLYKTAQLISGIKPAKAFILTPTRPPAEKNVNPTSEEKLNDAFQIYSSMIPNVELITYYEGINFSYASNLSGELLSILSVHPMRKDAVEEFLFKAKSDWELIDDLVEKRLLVEVKYSNSIYYLRNLKKINEEEEVQNGN, encoded by the coding sequence ATGATTGTTTTCGGACCCATACCGTCGCGCAGGCTAGGCAGAAGTCTCGGAATTAATAATATTCCGCCGAAAGTCTGCAGCTATTCCTGTATCTACTGTCAGGTTGGAAAGACTGATTCGATGTCAGTAAGAAGAGATAAGTTTTTTACAACTGAGGAGATATATGATCAGGTTGCCGAAAAATTATCTCATTTAAAGAAAACAGGTGAAAAGGTTGATTACCTGACTTTTGTACCTGACGGGGAACCGACTCTAGATATCAACTTAGGAAATACGATTGAACGATTAAAAAAATTCGGATTAAAAATTGCCGTAATTACTAATTCATCATTACTCTGTGAAGGGGATGTCCGTAACGATTTGCTGGGTGCTGATTGGGTCTCGGTAAAAATCGACTCGGTATATGAAGACATCTGGAAAAAGATAAACAGACCTCACGGAACTCTGATTCTTAAAAATATTCTGGAAGGGATCCGGGAGTTCGCAAATGTTTTTAAAAATGAATTAGTAACAGAAACCATGTTGGTAAAAGGAGTAAACGATTTCGTAGAATCCCTTTATAAAACGGCACAACTGATAAGCGGAATTAAACCTGCAAAAGCATTTATACTTACACCCACGCGGCCACCGGCAGAAAAAAATGTAAATCCAACTTCTGAAGAAAAACTGAATGATGCTTTTCAAATCTACAGCAGTATGATCCCCAATGTTGAACTAATAACTTATTATGAAGGAATTAACTTCAGCTATGCATCGAACCTCTCCGGGGAATTGTTGAGCATACTATCAGTTCACCCGATGAGAAAAGACGCTGTAGAGGAATTCTTATTTAAAGCAAAATCTGATTGGGAACTGATTGATGATCTGGTTGAGAAGAGACTCCTTGTGGAAGTTAAATATTCAAACTCCATATACTATCTAAGGAATCTAAAAAAAATCAATGAAGAAGAGGAGGTACAAAATGGCAATTGA
- a CDS encoding CGGC domain-containing protein produces MENKVKIGIIICDRYSTCAGGKCFRSISERKGAFDIYKDSEVELVGFTTCGGCPGGNIEYAPEEMKKNGAEVIHFATGMVVGYPPCPYVDHFKRFIEDKYKMKVVVGTHPIPEKYFITHSNLDTWNTDEWKKLIEPTIKEREVRLSYD; encoded by the coding sequence ATGGAGAATAAAGTAAAAATCGGAATAATTATTTGCGACAGATACTCAACCTGTGCAGGAGGAAAATGTTTCAGATCGATCAGTGAAAGAAAAGGCGCTTTTGATATTTATAAGGATAGCGAAGTTGAACTTGTCGGTTTTACTACGTGCGGCGGGTGTCCAGGCGGAAATATTGAGTATGCACCTGAAGAGATGAAAAAGAACGGCGCGGAAGTTATTCATTTCGCTACCGGAATGGTCGTCGGTTATCCACCCTGTCCTTATGTAGACCACTTTAAAAGATTTATTGAAGATAAGTACAAAATGAAAGTTGTCGTAGGAACGCATCCAATTCCGGAAAAATATTTTATAACACATTCGAATCTGGATACATGGAATACGGACGAATGGAAAAAATTAATTGAACCGACAATAAAAGAACGGGAAGTAAGATTGTCGTATGATTAG